The Neomonachus schauinslandi chromosome 11, ASM220157v2, whole genome shotgun sequence genome contains a region encoding:
- the C2CD2L gene encoding phospholipid transfer protein C2CD2L isoform X2, with product MDPGWGQQDVGWAALLILFAASLLTVFGWLLQYARGLWQARARGGRGPGPALAAEPAGSPRELGVWRSLLRLRPTRAGAPEEPGVRGLLASLFAFKSFRENWQRAWVRALNEQACRDGSSIQITFEEVPQVPPRASISHVTCIDQSDRTMVLRCQLSAEEVMFPVSVTQQSPAAVSMETYYVTLTLPSTQLEVSLEEIPDEGLLVSWAFTDRPDLSLTVLPKLQARERGEEQVELSTIEELIEDTIVSTQPAMMVNLRACSAPGGPVPSEKPPTVPQAQPAISRPTRLFLRQLRASHLGSELEGTGGLCCVAELDNPLQQKWTKPMSAGPEVEWTEDLALDLGPQSRELSLKVLRSNSCGDAELLGQITLSVGPPSRPLSRRQVCPLAPGPGKALGPAATMAVELQYEEGSPRNLGTPTPSTPRPSITPTKKIELDRTIMPDGTIVTTVTTVQSRPRVEGKPDSPSRSPSKVEVTEKTTTVLSESSGPSSASHSSSRESHLSNGLDPVAETAIRQLTEPSGRAAKKTPTKRSTLIISGVSKVPIAQDELALSLGYAASLDASMQDDAGTSGGPSSPPSDPPAMSPGPLDALSSPTSVQEADETTRSDISERPSVDDVESETGSTGALETRSLKDHKVSFLRSGTKLIFRRRPRQKEAGLSQSHDDLSNTAATPSVRKKAGSFSRRLIKRFSFKSKPKANGNPSPQL from the exons ATGGATCCGGGCTGGGGGCAGCAGGACGTGGGCTGGGCGGCCCTGCTGATCCTCTTCGCCGCCTCGCTGCTCACGGTGTTTGGCTGGCTGCTACAGTATGCCCGGGGCTTGTGGCAGGCGCGGGCccgcgggggccgggggccgggacCCGCCTTAGCTGCCGAGCCCGCGGGCTCCCCGCGGGAGCTGGGCGTGTGGCGCTCGCTGCTGCGGCTGCGGCCGACTCGGGCCGGTGCCCCCGAGGAGCCAGGCGTCCGGGGCCTCCTGGCGTCGCTCTTCGCCTTCAAGTCTTTCCGAGAGAACTGGCAACGGGCTTGGGTGCGAGCGCTGAACGAGCAGGCCTGCAGGGACGGG AGTTCCATCCAAATCACCTTTGAGGAGGTGCCCCAAGTCCCACCCAGAGCCAGCATTAGTCATGTGACCTGCATAGACCAATCGGACCGCACCATG GTGCTGCGTTGCCAGCTCTCTGCTGAGGAGGTGATGTTCCCAGTCTCTGTGACCCAGCAGTCCCCCGCTGCCGTCTCCATGGAGACCTACTACGTCACTCTGACACTGCCATCAACACAG TTGGAAGTCAGCCTGGAGGAAATCCCTGACGAGGGCCTGCTCGTGTCCTGGGCCTTTACTGATCGCCCAGACCTCAGCCTGACGGTGCTTCCCAAGCTGCAGGCCAGGGAG AGAGGTGAGGAGCAAGTGGAGCTCTCCACCATTGAAGAATTGATTGAGGACACCATTGTCAGCACCCAGCCGGCCATGATGGTCAACCTCAGGGCTTGCTCTGCGCCTGGAGGCCCG GTACCCAGTGAGAAGCCACCCACGGTGCCCCAGGCACAGCCAGCCATCTCCAGGCCTACCCGGTTATTCCTCCGGCAGCTTCGAGCGTCTCACCTGGGAAGTGAGTTGGAAG GTACTGGGGGACTGTGCTGTGTAGCTGAGCTCGACAACCCGCTGCAACAGAAGTGGACCAAGCCCATGAGCGCTGGTCCCGAGGTGGAGTGGACTGAAGACCTGGCCCT GGATCTGGGCCCCCAGAGCCGGGAGCTGAGCCTCAAAGTACTGAGGAGCAACAGCTGTGGAGACG CTGAACTCTTGGGCCAGATCACACTGTCTGTGGGGCCCCCTTCCAGACCTCTCTCCCGAAGACAAGTATGCCCACTTGCCCCTGGGCCAGGGAAAGCCCTGGGACCAGCGGCCACCATGGCAGTAGAG CTTCAGTATGAGGAGGGCTCCCCCCGGAACCTGGGCACTCCCACTCCCTCCACTCCACGCCCCAGCATCACACCCACCAAGAAGATCGAGTTAGACCGGACCATCATGCCTGATGGCACCATTGTGACCACAGTCACCACCGTCCAGTCCCGGCCCCGTGTAGAAGGGAAACCAG actccccctcccgctccccgtCCAAGGTGGAGGTGACCGAGAAGACGACAACTGTGCTGAGTGAGAGCAGTGGTCCCAGCAGTGCTTCCCACAGCAGCAGCC GGGAGAGCCACCTTTCCAACGGCTTGGACCCTGTAGCAGAGACAGCGATTCGTCAGCTCACTGAGCCCAGCGGGCGGGCAGCCAAAAAGACACCCACCAAGCGTAGCACTCTTATCATCTCTGGCGTTTCCAAG GTGCCCATTGCTCAGGACGAGTTGGCACTGTCTCTGGGCTATGCGGCATCCCTGGACGCCTCAATGCAGGATGATGCAGGAACCAGTGGAGGTCCCTCCTCACCGCCCTCAGACCCACCAGCCATGTCCCCAGGACCCCTCGATGCCCTCTCCAGCCCCACCAGTGTCCAGGAAGCAGATGAGACAACACGTTCGGACATTTCTGAGAGGCCATCTGTGGATGACGTTGAGTCGGAAACAGGGTCTACTGGTGCGCTGGAGACCCGCAGCCTCAAGGATCACAAAG
- the C2CD2L gene encoding phospholipid transfer protein C2CD2L isoform X1 — protein MDPGWGQQDVGWAALLILFAASLLTVFGWLLQYARGLWQARARGGRGPGPALAAEPAGSPRELGVWRSLLRLRPTRAGAPEEPGVRGLLASLFAFKSFRENWQRAWVRALNEQACRDGSSIQITFEEVPQVPPRASISHVTCIDQSDRTMVLRCQLSAEEVMFPVSVTQQSPAAVSMETYYVTLTLPSTQLEVSLEEIPDEGLLVSWAFTDRPDLSLTVLPKLQARERGEEQVELSTIEELIEDTIVSTQPAMMVNLRACSAPGGPVPSEKPPTVPQAQPAISRPTRLFLRQLRASHLGSELEGTGGLCCVAELDNPLQQKWTKPMSAGPEVEWTEDLALDLGPQSRELSLKVLRSNSCGDAELLGQITLSVGPPSRPLSRRQVCPLAPGPGKALGPAATMAVELQYEEGSPRNLGTPTPSTPRPSITPTKKIELDRTIMPDGTIVTTVTTVQSRPRVEGKPDSPSRSPSKVEVTEKTTTVLSESSGPSSASHSSSPGESHLSNGLDPVAETAIRQLTEPSGRAAKKTPTKRSTLIISGVSKVPIAQDELALSLGYAASLDASMQDDAGTSGGPSSPPSDPPAMSPGPLDALSSPTSVQEADETTRSDISERPSVDDVESETGSTGALETRSLKDHKVSFLRSGTKLIFRRRPRQKEAGLSQSHDDLSNTAATPSVRKKAGSFSRRLIKRFSFKSKPKANGNPSPQL, from the exons ATGGATCCGGGCTGGGGGCAGCAGGACGTGGGCTGGGCGGCCCTGCTGATCCTCTTCGCCGCCTCGCTGCTCACGGTGTTTGGCTGGCTGCTACAGTATGCCCGGGGCTTGTGGCAGGCGCGGGCccgcgggggccgggggccgggacCCGCCTTAGCTGCCGAGCCCGCGGGCTCCCCGCGGGAGCTGGGCGTGTGGCGCTCGCTGCTGCGGCTGCGGCCGACTCGGGCCGGTGCCCCCGAGGAGCCAGGCGTCCGGGGCCTCCTGGCGTCGCTCTTCGCCTTCAAGTCTTTCCGAGAGAACTGGCAACGGGCTTGGGTGCGAGCGCTGAACGAGCAGGCCTGCAGGGACGGG AGTTCCATCCAAATCACCTTTGAGGAGGTGCCCCAAGTCCCACCCAGAGCCAGCATTAGTCATGTGACCTGCATAGACCAATCGGACCGCACCATG GTGCTGCGTTGCCAGCTCTCTGCTGAGGAGGTGATGTTCCCAGTCTCTGTGACCCAGCAGTCCCCCGCTGCCGTCTCCATGGAGACCTACTACGTCACTCTGACACTGCCATCAACACAG TTGGAAGTCAGCCTGGAGGAAATCCCTGACGAGGGCCTGCTCGTGTCCTGGGCCTTTACTGATCGCCCAGACCTCAGCCTGACGGTGCTTCCCAAGCTGCAGGCCAGGGAG AGAGGTGAGGAGCAAGTGGAGCTCTCCACCATTGAAGAATTGATTGAGGACACCATTGTCAGCACCCAGCCGGCCATGATGGTCAACCTCAGGGCTTGCTCTGCGCCTGGAGGCCCG GTACCCAGTGAGAAGCCACCCACGGTGCCCCAGGCACAGCCAGCCATCTCCAGGCCTACCCGGTTATTCCTCCGGCAGCTTCGAGCGTCTCACCTGGGAAGTGAGTTGGAAG GTACTGGGGGACTGTGCTGTGTAGCTGAGCTCGACAACCCGCTGCAACAGAAGTGGACCAAGCCCATGAGCGCTGGTCCCGAGGTGGAGTGGACTGAAGACCTGGCCCT GGATCTGGGCCCCCAGAGCCGGGAGCTGAGCCTCAAAGTACTGAGGAGCAACAGCTGTGGAGACG CTGAACTCTTGGGCCAGATCACACTGTCTGTGGGGCCCCCTTCCAGACCTCTCTCCCGAAGACAAGTATGCCCACTTGCCCCTGGGCCAGGGAAAGCCCTGGGACCAGCGGCCACCATGGCAGTAGAG CTTCAGTATGAGGAGGGCTCCCCCCGGAACCTGGGCACTCCCACTCCCTCCACTCCACGCCCCAGCATCACACCCACCAAGAAGATCGAGTTAGACCGGACCATCATGCCTGATGGCACCATTGTGACCACAGTCACCACCGTCCAGTCCCGGCCCCGTGTAGAAGGGAAACCAG actccccctcccgctccccgtCCAAGGTGGAGGTGACCGAGAAGACGACAACTGTGCTGAGTGAGAGCAGTGGTCCCAGCAGTGCTTCCCACAGCAGCAGCC CAGGGGAGAGCCACCTTTCCAACGGCTTGGACCCTGTAGCAGAGACAGCGATTCGTCAGCTCACTGAGCCCAGCGGGCGGGCAGCCAAAAAGACACCCACCAAGCGTAGCACTCTTATCATCTCTGGCGTTTCCAAG GTGCCCATTGCTCAGGACGAGTTGGCACTGTCTCTGGGCTATGCGGCATCCCTGGACGCCTCAATGCAGGATGATGCAGGAACCAGTGGAGGTCCCTCCTCACCGCCCTCAGACCCACCAGCCATGTCCCCAGGACCCCTCGATGCCCTCTCCAGCCCCACCAGTGTCCAGGAAGCAGATGAGACAACACGTTCGGACATTTCTGAGAGGCCATCTGTGGATGACGTTGAGTCGGAAACAGGGTCTACTGGTGCGCTGGAGACCCGCAGCCTCAAGGATCACAAAG